Part of the Micromonospora rhizosphaerae genome is shown below.
CGGGCGGCCTCGGGGCGTACTGGCCGCAGTTTCCCGATCTGCTGCCGCAACTGCAACGATCGGCGGCCCGGGTGAGCGAGAAGATGCATGCTCTCGGTGCGGACGTCGTCGACGTCGGCTTCATCTCCGACGCGCAGGAGGGTGCGGCGGCGGCGGAGAAGCTGCGCGTCGCCGGCTGCGACATCATCGTCGGCTTCCTCACCACCTACATGACCGCGACCATGCTTCTGCCGATCGCCCAGCGCAGCGACGCGCCGGTGCTGCTCATCAACCTGCAGCCGACCGAGGCGATGGACCACGCGACCTTCGACACCGGGCAGTGGCTGGCCTACTGCGGGGCTTGCCCGCTGCCGGAGATGGCCAACGCGTTCACCCGCTGCGGCATCCCATTCCGTTCCGTCTCCGGCTACCTGGAGGACGAACGAGCCTGGGCACGAATCGCCCGCTGGGTGAAGGCGGCCGGCGTACGGGCTGTGCTGCGGCGCGGCCGGCACGGCCTGATGGGGCACCTCTACCCCGGCATGCTGGACGTCTCCACCGACCTGACCATGGTGCCGGCCAACTTCGGCGGGCACATGGAGGTCGTCGAGTTCGACGACCTGCGCGTACGCGTCAACGCCGCGACCGACGAGCAGGTCCGCGCCAAGATGGCGCAGGCGCGGGAGATCTTCGCCGTCAACGAGTCCGTCGTCGACGAGGACTTCCAGTGGGCCGCCCGCGTGGCGGTCGGCCTCGACCGGCTGGTCGAGGACTTCGAGCTGGACAGCCTCGCCTACTACCACCGCGGGCTGGAGGGCGAGCTGCACGAGCGGCTCGGCGCCGGCATGATCCTCGGAGCGTCTTTGCTCACCGCGCGCGGCATCCCGGCGGCGGGGGAGTACGAGCTGCGCACGTCGCTGGCCATGCTCATCATGGACCGGCTGGGTGCCGGCGGGTCGTTCACCGAGTTCCAGGCGCTGAACTTCTTCGACAATGTGGTGGAGATGGGCCACGACGGTCCAGCGCATCTCGCGATCAGCGACGGCAAGCCGCTGCTGCGCGGGCTGGGTGTGTACCACGGCAAGCGGGGCTGGGGCGTCTCGGTCGAGTTCGACGTGAAGCACGGCCCGGTGACCGCGTTCGGCGTTGGGCAGACCCGCGACGGGCGGTACACCTTCCTGGCATCCGAGGGCAGCGTCGTCGCCGGGCCGCTGCTGCAGATCGGGAACACCACGTCGCGCGTGGACTTCGGCTGCGACCCGGGCGAGTGGACCGACGCGTGGAGCGCGAGCGGCGTGGGACATCACTGGGCACTCGGGACCGGACATCGGGTGAACGAGCTGCGGGCGGTCGCGGAGCTGCTCGACGTCGAGTTCCGCGAACTGCGGGTATGACCGGAGGGAGGCCGGCACGTGGACGCCCCAGGCGTACCACGTCCTGATCTGTCCAAGGAGGATGTGGCGCTCCTCGCGCTGCTCGCGCGAGGACTGTCGCTGGACGCCGTGGCCCGGCGCCTGGAGATGTCGGAGCGGACGGTGCGCCGGCGCACTCGGACGATCTGCGACCGGCTGGGCGTGAGCACGCCGATCGAGGCGGTGGTCTGGGCGGCCCGCCGCCATCTGATCTGACCCGCCCGGGGCCGTGCGTCCACGGTCACCGGGCGGCGGCGGGTACGTCAGGCGGCTTCCGTCGTGCCGACGTGAGGTGTCCTGACGTCCCTGCCGTCCGTGCCATGGCCGGATCCGGACATGGGGTTGTGCTGCGTGTTTCCGGAGAGTTAAGAAGTGACCGGTGTCACTTTGAAACGTTCTAATAGCTGGTTCGAGTGAGAGGACCACGGGCATGAGGCTTAGATCGGGCCGGATCGGCATCCCCGTGGCGGTCTTCGCCGCCGGCGCCGTCGCCGCCGCCGTGACCTGGGCGGCCCCCGTGGCGGCGGCTCCCGCCGCCACCGCGTCGGTCCTTTCCGTCGGCGCGCTCACCGTGGATTCACTCGCCGACCCGCTCGGCATTGAGGACCCGACACCCTCGCTGACCTGGCAACTGGCTGCCACGCGGCGCAACTCCGTCCAGACCGCCTACCAGGCACTCGTCGCGTCCAGCCCGCAGCGGATCGCCGCCGGCGACGGGGACCTGTGGGACAGCGGAAAGGTCGCCTCGAGCCAGTCCGTGGGCATCCGCTACGGGGGCAAGCCGCTGCACTCCCGCCAGCGGGTCTACTGGGCGCTGCGCGCCTGGGATGCCGACGACCGCCCGTCGCCCTGGAGCGGCGTCGGCTCCTGGGAGACCGGGCTGCTGAAGCCGACCGACTGGTCCGCCCGCTGGATCGCCAACCCCGACTGGCTCGCGCGAACCAACCCGGTCACCATCACCTTCCCCGCCCGGCACGGGCGGTACGTGCGGCTGGACGTCACCCGACTCGGCAAGCCGATCAAGGAAGGCTGGCCGTACCCCGTCTCCCGGCTGCAGCTGGCTGAGATGGAGGTGTACGGCGCGGGCCAGCTGCTTTCTCGCGACGCCGTCGCGAAGGCCTCCGAGTCCTTCGAGATCCCCGGCAGCTGGGCCCTCCAGGCCGTCCACGACGGCCGGCTGACCAGCGACGGCCCGCCGATGGGCTACACCAGTTACGAGCGGCAGTACCAGGACCTGGACGGTTCGATCTGGCTCGAATTCGACCTCGGCCGCGACACCGACGTCGACAAGCTGGTGCTGTACCCGCGCACGGACACCCTCACTGCGGACGGCTCCACGCCGAACTTTCCGGAGAACTACACGGTGCAGGTGCGGGCCGCGGACGAGACCACCGGCACGGTTGTGACCAGCGTGACCGGGCAGGCCGCACCGAAGCCGCCGGCCAAACCCGGCGCCATGCCGCTGTTCGCGAAGACCTTCACCGTGGACAAGCCGGTCGCGCGGGCCAGGCTCTACGCCACCGGCCTCGGCGTCTACGAGGCGCGCCTCAACGGCGCCAAGGTCGGCGATGCGGTGCTGGAGCCGGCCAACACCGACTACCGCAAGCGCATCGAGTACGCGACGTACGACGTGACCGGCCAGCTCCGCCAGGGCCCGAACGCCCTCGGCTTCGAGCTGGGCAACGGCATCTACAACGTGCCGTCGACGCCGGGCCGGTACCAGAAGTTCTCCGG
Proteins encoded:
- a CDS encoding L-fucose/L-arabinose isomerase family protein, with amino-acid sequence MTTTTEPVAASPTLASIPQRRVKVGLVAGGLGAYWPQFPDLLPQLQRSAARVSEKMHALGADVVDVGFISDAQEGAAAAEKLRVAGCDIIVGFLTTYMTATMLLPIAQRSDAPVLLINLQPTEAMDHATFDTGQWLAYCGACPLPEMANAFTRCGIPFRSVSGYLEDERAWARIARWVKAAGVRAVLRRGRHGLMGHLYPGMLDVSTDLTMVPANFGGHMEVVEFDDLRVRVNAATDEQVRAKMAQAREIFAVNESVVDEDFQWAARVAVGLDRLVEDFELDSLAYYHRGLEGELHERLGAGMILGASLLTARGIPAAGEYELRTSLAMLIMDRLGAGGSFTEFQALNFFDNVVEMGHDGPAHLAISDGKPLLRGLGVYHGKRGWGVSVEFDVKHGPVTAFGVGQTRDGRYTFLASEGSVVAGPLLQIGNTTSRVDFGCDPGEWTDAWSASGVGHHWALGTGHRVNELRAVAELLDVEFRELRV
- a CDS encoding LuxR C-terminal-related transcriptional regulator, which produces MDAPGVPRPDLSKEDVALLALLARGLSLDAVARRLEMSERTVRRRTRTICDRLGVSTPIEAVVWAARRHLI